Part of the Deltaproteobacteria bacterium genome, GGCCCCGAAAGTAAGGGGTGAATTTTTAATTGCGTTTCTCGAGTTAAAAAAGCGGCGGTGGTTTTGGTGCCGACGAGTTTGAATTTTTTTAACCACTTGATATGACGATTGGCAAATGCAATAAGCTCATGTTTTTTAGCGTCATGGGCTATGAGAGCTAAGGTTTTGGTTTTGGGCATAATGGGTGTTGGTTTAACTTAATTTAGGGGACGTGTCTACGGGATTATAGGAAGCTCTTCAGCTATGAAATTACACGATGAACAATGGATGACACTGGCCCTACGCGAGGCTCGCAAGGCTTTGAAAAAAGATGAAGTGCCGGTGGGGGCGGTGTTGGTGAAGGAAGGGGAGGTGATCGCTCGTGGTTATAATGTGCGCGAGACTCGGCAAGATCCCTTGGGACATGCCGAATTGATTGCCATTCAAAGAGCCGCTCATAAGTTAAAAAATTGGCGTTTATTAAATACAACTTTATATGTAACCCTTGAACCGTGCACCATGTGTTGGGGCGCCATTGTGTTGGCGCGTATTTCTCGAGTTGTGTTTGGGACTGTAGATCTGAAGGCCGGGGTTTGTGGGTCAGTGGCAAGCCTGCACGAGGCCAAGTTTTTTAACCATCATCCTAAAGTAATGGGGGGAGTTAAAGCCGACGAATGCGCCCAAATGCTCAGTGATTTTTTTAAAAATTTACGGAAAAGCAAAAAATAATTTTGAATTGTGGTGAAGAAGGCGTTTTGTTAAGGGCATATTCCTCTATTTTTCAGTGCGAAAATTTTGGAAAATGGAAAATCGAAAATAGAGGAAAAATTTTCTGACGAAAATTATATAGCTTAAGCGGAGGCGAATTTACTTCGCGTAGCTTAAGCGATGAATTGTTGCTTAGGTATAGGAATAATTTTGAAATAAAGGTAGTTCAATGGGGAGCTCGAGGGGAGATGGGGTCTCCCCTCGAAGAAAAATGGAGAGGTGGCCGAGTGGCTTAAGGCGCCCGCTTGGAAAGCGTGTGTATCTTAACTGGTACCGTGGGTTCGAATCCCACCCTCTCCGCATTTAGGGTATGTTCCGGGCACATGGTTAACACTTTACTGATTTAACATTCCTGCCCACGGGCTTGATGAGCTGAATATTCACTTCCGAAATTTTCATCATGTTTTTCCCATTTGCCGAGGGCAGGTGTTGCCCTTGCGCTGGGGATTATGGGATGCTTAAAAAGTGGACGGGGTTTTGGATCTGAAAACGTAAAATTGTAACCTTTGCAAGTCTTTGACAAAGAGTAGTTTGTGATCTACCTATTTAAAATATCTATGGAAAATCTACAAAGCTACATCATGGTCCGAGAAGCCGCCCGATTTTTGGGAGTGTCAGCGGGGACGCTTCGCAACTGGGAAAAGTCAGGCAAGATCAAAACTCATCGCAATCCCGTGAATGGGTATCGGCTCTACAAGAAAAAAGATTTGGAAGCGTTGCTCAAGCAGGTGGTGCAATCGTCAAGAAAGTAAGAATTGTTATGAAAAAAACCAAAAATAAAATGGTGAAAACTGATTCGGCGAATAGCCTCTTTGAACGTGTTGTGTCTATTTTGGAACAAGCCAGGGCCAACGTGGTGCGGTCGGTAAACAGCAACATGGTTGTTGCCTATTGGCGTATCGGGCAGGAAATTGTTCAGGAGATCCAAAAGGGACAAGAACGTGCGGAATATGGAAAGCGGGTCATTGAAGGCTTATCGGAGATGCTTACCAAGCGCTATGGTGAAGGTTATGCAGCTCCAACACTTTGGAATTTTCGCAAGTTCTATTCCGCTTATCAAGATCGCCAATCCCAGATTCTCTCCCCGACGGGGAGAGAATCTTTAGACGATAAAAAACTCTCCCTAACAGGGAGAGAATTGGCAAATAGTCCTTTTCACCCGAATTTAAGCTGGTCTCACTACCGAGCCCTCATGCGCGTTGAAAACGAAAATGCCCGAGATTTTTATGAAACGGAGGCCGTGCGCTGTGGTTGGAAGAAAAGTGAATTGGAACGCCAGATATCGACCCTTTTCTATGAACGTTTACTCAAAAGTCGTGACAAGTCGGGAATGCTAAAAGATGCGGTTTCCAAAGATGACAGTCTTCAGCCTATTGATGTGCTCAAAAATCCTTATATTCTTGAATTTCTCAATCTTCCAAATTTGCCAAAATTGCGTGAATCAAAACTTGAAGAGGCCCTTATTGCCAATTTGCAATATTTTTTACTGGAACTGGGCAAAGGATTTTCTTTTGTCGCTCGGCAAAAGCATATCCGCATCGGCAATAAAGATTTCTACGTCGATCTTGTCTTCTACAACTATCACCTCAAGTGTTTTGTTTTGATTGATCTCAAAGTCGGTGCTCTTACTCATCAAGACATTGGCCAAATGGATGCTTACGTTCGGATGTATGAGGAACAATTCAAAGTGCCTGAAGACAATCCCGCTATTGGGCTCATCCTCTGCTCTGATAAAGAGGACGCGGTCGTTCACTATTCAGTGCTCAAAGAAAACCAGAAACTTTTTGCATCGCGATACAAGCTGGTGCTTCCAGATGAAGAGGAACTGCGCAAAGAAATTGAACGTGAGCGGCGTTTGATTGAAAGCGTGAATGAGTTTGTTCCCAAGAAACTTTTGGCAAAGAAAAAAACGAAACGAAGCAGAAAAGAGCAGTGAGATGGGAGTAATTTGGGCAGATGATTTGTCACAAGGCTTGTGACAAATCAGAAACGCCACATCGGATGTGGCGAATTACTGGGCATGATCGGATGACGAGATTGTTGGATAAAAAAATGACACTAAACGAAGCAGATACAAGAGCGAAACTCATTGACCCAGCTATTCACAAATGTGGCTGGACAGAGGACCTCATTCGACGTGAAGAAACCGCAGGCACGGTTGAAATCATTAATGGGAAGGCACGACGCCGCTCGCGAGGAAGGGTCGACTATGTGCTTCGGGTCAAGGTCAATGTCGATACTCACCCCATTGCGCTGGCACTCATCGAGGCCAAGAAGGAAAGTCTCCCAGCAGGTCATGGCCTCGACCAGGCCAAGATGTCGGAGCGGACATGAACGCATTGGAGCAAGAGATCGACCAGTTGGTGTATGGGCTCAACGACCTTACCAGGGAAGAAATTGAAATTGTGGAGGGCAATAGGGAGGGGGCCAATTTATGAACGACATCCCTCTCAAATGTTTGCTTGGCTTATCAGATTGTACCGATGTGAATCCGCTTCAAGTTGTGGGGGTATATGTTCGTTGGTTCGAGATGCTCAGCCTTGCCGGCATAGTCTTCGCCATCAGCCAATTCATTGAAAATAACCGATTACGAACTTATATTCTCAAGCGAAAAAAAATCATCTGGCCTTTCTATGGTCTCATTTTCTTTTCAATACTAGCGGTAATCCTTGCAACTTTACTTTCCGTACCATTGATTCCAGCAGATCCGATACCCCTAATATCATATCCAGTCTTTTGGGAACTCCTAAGCCTTCTCACTTTTTCATTTGTCATGCTTGGGATCATTTTGATCTCGATGCTTCCTTGGCTTTTCATCCCAAAATTCAACCGGAGAAGTTACCAGGACATCTGGAGCATTGCTACCGAGGCCATTCTGTATGACGGTTCACATCGGGCGATTGCGGCGCTATGCAAAATTATCTGCAAAAATATCGATGTAATTATCCATTACGCCTCTCAATATGACAGACACTGGAATATCCAAGGCAGTACCCATAAATCGCCTTATGAAATGAAGAAGGTGAAGAAAAAGGATATCCCTGTTGTAGCAACATCTGTTCAACTCATTGAGGAACTGCTTTCTCACGATGTCTTCTGTAAATTTATCGCTCAACGTCACTTGGCTTTAGTGATGCATTCAATTGATTTGGCGGAACGATCCAAGCTGTGGCATTCGTGCGGTTATTTTTTCTTTAATAATATGTTCAAATGGCTCTTTGAAGATTTGGAAAGTCTTCTGTCGCAGGAGCTAAAGGGAAGCGGCACCAGTTACAGCCAGCCCTTATCAAACCACGCTTTTAAGGCTTCTGGTATCATATCGCACTACAGAATTTTTCAGTCCTATGATGCAAGGATTGATAAGTTAAAGCCAGAAACAGTCAAAAAAGTGTGCCACGGTCTAGAAATAGCTCTTAATGAATATTTCAACAAGGAACAACTCACTTGGCATGCCGATGCACCTACTACAGCATTGAGTGTCGCCTTAAAAGATCTAGCTGGCATCGTATCAAGCATTTGCGTGTCTCTTGTTGGACTAAAGCAGGAAATATGGAGAAATCCTTATTCCGAGATCTTTAGTGAGATATCTCTTTTCTTCGATCATACTCTTCCCAATGCACTTCCTGAAAATGAAGACAACCTTGCTGAGGACGATAAACAGATAAATGACCGGAGCTTGCTGAAAGGCATTGTCGATGCAATCTTTGATTATCTTGAGGGGCTTTCATGGTTATCAGATACAAAATATGCTCGCCATCAGTCGACTCATGTATTTTGGATATTGTGGTCAAACCGACAACAGACAATTGGTGATAAGTTACGGACAGCCCTGTTTGAAAAAATCAAAAAAAGAATAAATGAAAACAAAGGGAGCCATTATCCACCTCTAATAAGGTTGCTGCTAGATGTTTATGGGTTCAAGTTTCGATCTATTCAAGCTGACAATCCAATCGGTGAATATATTCAGAATGAATTTTATGAAAACATAGCAAAATTAGCTTTAGAAAATGAGGAAAACGCAAAATACTTTCTCCCCTCGCATTGGAAATGGGATTTAGAGAAGAAAACAATTCAAACTGATCAAGGCCGACAACTCTTTCCTCTTGAACCCTGGGAGGCAAGACAGTCATGAACCAAAAAAAATCCAAAAGTCTAACCACCACCAATTCCTTCACCGAGTTTATGCTCTACAAAACACCGGACGGACAGGTGAAGGTGGAGATTTATTTGCGTGATGAGAATGTTTGGCTCACCCAGGATAAAATGGCACAACTGTTTGGAGTGCAGCGGCCTGCCATCACCAAGCACCTTGAAAACATCTTTGAAACCGGTGAGTTAGATAGGGAAGTGGTATGTTCCAAAATGGAACTAACCACTCAACATGGGGCTATGGAGGGGAAAACACAGACGAATCCGGTCAAGTTTTACAACCTCGATGCCATTATCGCCGTTGGCTATCGGGTAAATTCCAAGCAAGCCACGCACTTTCGAATCTGGGCTACGCAAATTCTCAAAGAGTACATCATCAAGGGTTTTGCCATGAATGATGAGCGTCTTAAAGATCCACGGCAAATCTTTGGAAAAGATTATTTTGAAGAACAGCTTGCCAGGATTCGCGATATCAGGTCCAGCGAGCGGAGATTCTACCAGAAGATCACCGATGTTTATGCTCAGTGTAGCGCTGATTACGACCCCAATGAGGATATAACCCAGCAATTCTTTGCCACCGTGCAAAATAAATTGCACTTTGCAATTATCGGCCAGACAGCAGCAGAGATTATTCGCTCACGGGTAGATAGTAAAAAATCGAATATGGGTTTGACAACCTGGAAGAATGCTCCCAAGGGCCATATTCGAAAAACAGATGTGGGGATTGCCAAGAATTATTTGGATGAAACAGAGCTGGATCACCTCAACCGTATCGTCACAATGTATCTGGATTTTGCAGAGCTGCAGGCCAAGGCCGGGCGAGTCATGTACATGCAAGATTGGATAAAAAAGCTCGATGCCTTTTTGCAATTCAACGAAAGAGAAATTTTGCAGGATGCCAGAAAAGTGTCACATGAGGTCGCATTGGCACTGGCCGAAGAAGAATATGAAAAGTTCGCACGGACACGCGATCAAAACTATATTTCTGATTTTGACAAGCTGGTCAAGAAGCTGCCTTCGGCCAAAAAGAAAGGCAAGAAAAAGTGAAGGAATGAGATCAACCAATCCTTCAACGGTTTGTTGGAGAAATATAGTGAGCCCCACCGTGGTGGCCCGCAGTTAATTTGAACTTATGAAATTGAAAAAAATATTCTTGTTTCCTTGTTTTTGCCTGCTTCTATCTCTGTTGGTATCAATCAAAGTTACGGCTTGTGAGCTAGACAGCTGTGGCAAGTCAGGGCCTCATCCTAGTTTAGAAGTGGCTTGCCAACAGGTTAGGAAACTTTACCAAAAAAGGTTTTCTGGTCAGGAAGTTGAGTGCAACTTAAAAGGTAGTACAGAAATGTGCGATGGTGATGGCGATGAGGCAACCTGCAAACCTATCCCTAATTCTGCCATTGTCAATTTAGGCGCAGAAGGCACTTTGCTTAAGGCGGGGTATTTTTCTTTAGGATTTAATCCACAGTTATTTTTGATGGCATTTCAAAATGAAAAAGGCTGGAAAATTGTGGGGGAAATATTTAACTTCTATAGTCCAGGGGCAGGTGGGGTCACCAGCATGTTCAGAATTGATCAATTTGAAGCCGTGCAGTTAATCCCTAACGGCTCTAAGGAAGTATTATTTTCTTATCGATTGTTTGGGCATGATACCGACATGGGTATTAACCGCGTTACTGAATGGGAAGATCAATATCTCCATGTTTGTGGAATTGACAATGATACAGCTTACTGTTCTCAGCGTATTCCCATAAAATTACAGCAAATTCGTAAAATGCTGTTTGCGACAGAGGAAGCTGAGCTTTGCCAAGGTAAAGACAAATTTTGTGATCCCCTTTATCGTTTAGAGGTTCAATCCAACCGAAAATGGAACCCCGATGCGGGTACGGTGACTCTACAATTTAAATACAAATTGCGCGGCATAAAACTTCCTCGAGAATTAGAAGTGCTTACCCAAAACCTAACTGGCACTCGACCCATTGTTTCTTTGCCTCGATTTTAGTAGACGACGTTGGTTATCTGAAAACTGATTTTATGTTTTCTTTTAATAATCAAGAAATTATAGTTTTAAGGTCACAATTTGTGACCTTAAAGAAAGGGATAGGAAATTATGAAGAAGATGATGAAGCCGGCTAGTTATTTGTTAATCTTGACCACGATGTTTTTAATGATACTGAGCTTGGATAGCCAGGCGGCTATTCTCACTTATCCTGGTTTGGCACCTTGTGCAACCACCTTGCAGGCTTGTATTAATGGTGCTGCAAGTGGTGATGAAATTCAGATTGCGACCAATAACCGTATTAATGAAAACCTCACCCTTTCAAAAGACCTTACCTTAACCAATGCCAGTGGTTTTTCCCCAAAAATTGGAAGCACCGATGAGCTGGCCATAAAAACTATTACAGTTGAAGATCCAGGTTCAGGGATTACAGCTCATGTCACCGTTAGCCATATTAATTTTGAAAATGCCCGGGTGCAGGTCAGTTTTTCCGGTGACAGTGGGCATTCATTTTCGATGCAGGATTGTGAACTGACCAATAAGATTGATAATAATAATGATGTAGGCGTGGAACTGAGTCTGCGTGTTACATCGACGGTTCTTTTGAAACGCAATGTCATTCGTTCTTCTGGTTCGGCTATCAGTGTTTATGGCTCTATTGACGATGGAGAAGTCGTTCAAGTGACGATTGTCAATAATGAGTTGACCGGCACGACCCCTATTGAAAGTTATCAGGGCATCCAACTTCGAAATAATTTTAAGGGGATTTTTAATGTCGATATTCAAAGTAATCTGATTCACGACGTGGGCAGTTGTTTTTGTGGCGGCCCGGGAGGAATTACCATTGATCAAAATGGCGAGGGAGTATGGAATGTTAACCTTATCAATAATACGATTGCCAATATTGTTGGGGGTGGAGCCAATTTATATGTGTATCCACCGTCTTCAACCGGTGTTTTGAATTTGAATTTTTATAATAACACTTTAACCCATGGCGAAGATTATGGTGTTTTTTTCCCCCCGTTCTCTTCAGAACTTGTGTTGAACAACGATTACAACAATACGTTTAATAATACGCTGAATGATGAGTGGGGTGGGTATGCTCCTGGGGCGAATCACCTTGCTGCAGATCCACTCTTTGTCAACCTGGCCATGTTTGACTTTACACTTCAAAGTGAGTCTTCACTTATCAATGCCGGTACTGCAACGATCCCCGGAGTGACATTAACCGAATTTGATTTATCCGGTAATGACCGAATAGTGGGGTTTATTGATGTGGGAGCTTTTGAAGCCACTGATGATGCTGATGATACAGATGGATCGACAACAGACACCTTAACAGACACCTTCGAAAATGGGGGTGGATGTCAGTTGGGAACAAACACGACAGGACCTTATGCTCTCTTTTTAGCTTTGGGAACCCTTGCAGTTATTCGATCTTTGAGACGCCGATGAGCACTTTGGTGTGGTGGTGTGCTGTATGCTCGTGAAAAAGTTCTCCAGAAACCATGGCGCTCTTGCCTAACAAATTTTTATATTCTTGGTATTGTTCGGGAGTTAGGGCCATCTGCAGGTCGGTGACATTTTTTTCTTCAACTTCAAAACCGGTAGGGTCTTTTGCATTAGCCTTTACACAAATGGGGCGCTCTAGGCTTAAGAACCACATTACTTCTTTGTGATCGCCTTTAGCAACATTTGAGTACTCAGGGGGCCCTGGATACACGCTTCGATTAATTTTCCCCTTTAATTGAACTTTAGCTGGCCCATACTCGAGGCATTCATTTCCTAAAGCAATAGAAGAGGCGAAAAAGATAAATAGAAAAGTTAACAGCTGAATTTTCATCTGAGTTCTCCTGGGATTTCTTTATGTAATCATGGCATCCATCTGAATGTAAATACAAATGGAACGAAAATACGACGATTAATTTAACAAAAAAACGGTTGATTTTCTCTAAAATAGCCTATAGGATCTCATTAAATTATAAAAAATTATAAATAAATGAAATTTAAATCATTCACAAAAGTGATGAAAAAGGCTGTGTTTTCGAGTGAAGAAGCCCTTCGGGTAGCCTGGCAAACAGACCGCAAGACGGCCCTATTGCAACTGCACCAATGGAACAAAAACGGTGACCTCGTTCGTATTAAGCGGGGTGTTTATGCCTTTTCAGAACAATCTCCCAATACAGCGCAACTGCTTCCTCTTCTTTATGCACCAAGTTATATCAGCCTTGAGTATGCCCTTCACTTTTATGGCTTGCTCCCTGATGTTGTTTTTACAATCACCGCGGTAAGCCCAAGAGGAACGCGAAAATTTCAAACACCCTTTGGGGCATTTGCTTTTCACAAAATCCAACCACAACTTTTTTGGGGTTATGATCCTGAAACGCTCATGGGGGAAAGAGAAAAAGTTCTTTTAGATTATTTTTATCTCAAAGGAGAACACCTGAAAGCAAACCCGCAATTTTGGGAAGAGCAGCGTTTCCAAAACTTAGAAGAAATTGATTTTGAAAAAGCTGAAAGGTATGCTCAACATTTTCAGTCAAAAAAAATTAATAGTTTACTTTTTTCATTAAAAGAATTTTCGCATGGAACGACTTAAAAAACTCATTTACGAACGACTGTCTCACCACCAGCTCACAGAGGATCAAATCTTGAATCTTGCCCGTGAATATTTGCAAGTTTTGACACTCAAAGTTATTTTTCAATCACCTCATGGCGCCGCCCTCTCTTTCATGGGGGGAACATGTCTTCGCATTTGTTATGATTTAAAACGTTATTCCGAAGATCTTGATTTTTGTCTTGATGGGGAAATCAAAAACTATGATTTCAGCAAAATGATTGAACATGTCAAAAAAGAAATGGGCCACCTTGGTTTTTCTGTCTCAACCAATACCCATCCAGAAAAAAATGTTCAAAAATCATTTTTACATATTGCCCATTTACCTCAGATTCTCAATTTGAGATCCTTTCGTAGAGAGCAAAAACTGCACATCAAAATTGAAGTTGACCAAACGGCAATTTCTTTAAAAGATAATGAACGCGAAAGTCACTTTGTGAATCGATGTGGAGAAATTTATCCCATTTTAAAACATACCCTCCCAACCCTTTTTGCAGGAAAAGTATTAGCCCTTTTAGGGCGCCCCTATGATCGTGGGCGAGACTACTATGACTTGATTTGGTATTTAAGTCGCCAGACTTCATTAAACGTTGACTATATCAACCGAACGCTGAAATCGAAAAAGAAAGCGTATCGAAACCAAGAAGAGTTGTTCCAAAAAATCTCTGAAAAAGTCAAAGCAGTAATACCCCAGTTGATTTTAAAAGACATCGAACATTTTCTTGAAGATCCCAGCGAGAGAAATTGGATTTTGCGTTACCAAGAGGTTTATAGCCAGCTCCAATCGGAGTAGACGATCATCTGGCTGAATATTAGTGAGTGCTATTACAAATCGTTAACACGATCTTTATGCCACTGGGCAAAGGCTCTGTACTCAGAGGCTAACTTTTGTGCCTCGGTTGAAATAGCTTCGCAGTGCTTTTGCATATCAGCAATGATTTTATCCCGTGTTGCTTTTGGGAAACGACCTTGGTTTAACTTATAGGTTTTAGCCATGGCCTTGTGCTCATTAGCTATGGCATCTTGTTGATTAGCCATCTCTTCGTATTGTTTGGCCTTGGATGAATAGTCATCTTTATTCATGGTATCCTTGGCAAAAAGTGGCGTTGTTGCTAACGTCATTACCATAACGATCGACAAGACAACAACTTTATGAATTTGTTTCATAGCTATCCTTCCTTAGATTTTTATATTGAGACTTACAAAAAAATTGGGTGGCTGAGAGGCTGCAAAAATTATCAAACAAATAAATCATTGTCAAATTTTTTTGGGCCAGCCCCCTTTTTCCTTGTTAGAGAATATTCAAAATAATACTATGTGTGTTGTGAGATTTTGGAAATGGTGAGGAGAAACAATGAGGTTTGCGAAGAAGAGTTTATGGGTGGTGGTTGTTTTATGTTTGCTTGGGGCAGGGCATTTGTTTGCGCAAGAGAAAAAAGAAACTTTGACTTTAAAAAATTTACGGGATTATTTTGCCTTTGATGGGTTGAATCCGAAGGTGAATGCGTGCTTGCCG contains:
- a CDS encoding nucleoside deaminase, which codes for MKLHDEQWMTLALREARKALKKDEVPVGAVLVKEGEVIARGYNVRETRQDPLGHAELIAIQRAAHKLKNWRLLNTTLYVTLEPCTMCWGAIVLARISRVVFGTVDLKAGVCGSVASLHEAKFFNHHPKVMGGVKADECAQMLSDFFKNLRKSKK
- a CDS encoding MerR family DNA-binding transcriptional regulator, translated to MENLQSYIMVREAARFLGVSAGTLRNWEKSGKIKTHRNPVNGYRLYKKKDLEALLKQVVQSSRK
- a CDS encoding DUF1016 domain-containing protein; the protein is MKKTKNKMVKTDSANSLFERVVSILEQARANVVRSVNSNMVVAYWRIGQEIVQEIQKGQERAEYGKRVIEGLSEMLTKRYGEGYAAPTLWNFRKFYSAYQDRQSQILSPTGRESLDDKKLSLTGRELANSPFHPNLSWSHYRALMRVENENARDFYETEAVRCGWKKSELERQISTLFYERLLKSRDKSGMLKDAVSKDDSLQPIDVLKNPYILEFLNLPNLPKLRESKLEEALIANLQYFLLELGKGFSFVARQKHIRIGNKDFYVDLVFYNYHLKCFVLIDLKVGALTHQDIGQMDAYVRMYEEQFKVPEDNPAIGLILCSDKEDAVVHYSVLKENQKLFASRYKLVLPDEEELRKEIERERRLIESVNEFVPKKLLAKKKTKRSRKEQ
- a CDS encoding virulence RhuM family protein, coding for MNQKKSKSLTTTNSFTEFMLYKTPDGQVKVEIYLRDENVWLTQDKMAQLFGVQRPAITKHLENIFETGELDREVVCSKMELTTQHGAMEGKTQTNPVKFYNLDAIIAVGYRVNSKQATHFRIWATQILKEYIIKGFAMNDERLKDPRQIFGKDYFEEQLARIRDIRSSERRFYQKITDVYAQCSADYDPNEDITQQFFATVQNKLHFAIIGQTAAEIIRSRVDSKKSNMGLTTWKNAPKGHIRKTDVGIAKNYLDETELDHLNRIVTMYLDFAELQAKAGRVMYMQDWIKKLDAFLQFNEREILQDARKVSHEVALALAEEEYEKFARTRDQNYISDFDKLVKKLPSAKKKGKKK
- a CDS encoding DUF4431 domain-containing protein, with translation MKIQLLTFLFIFFASSIALGNECLEYGPAKVQLKGKINRSVYPGPPEYSNVAKGDHKEVMWFLSLERPICVKANAKDPTGFEVEEKNVTDLQMALTPEQYQEYKNLLGKSAMVSGELFHEHTAHHHTKVLIGVSKIE
- a CDS encoding nucleotidyl transferase AbiEii/AbiGii toxin family protein; its protein translation is MERLKKLIYERLSHHQLTEDQILNLAREYLQVLTLKVIFQSPHGAALSFMGGTCLRICYDLKRYSEDLDFCLDGEIKNYDFSKMIEHVKKEMGHLGFSVSTNTHPEKNVQKSFLHIAHLPQILNLRSFRREQKLHIKIEVDQTAISLKDNERESHFVNRCGEIYPILKHTLPTLFAGKVLALLGRPYDRGRDYYDLIWYLSRQTSLNVDYINRTLKSKKKAYRNQEELFQKISEKVKAVIPQLILKDIEHFLEDPSERNWILRYQEVYSQLQSE